A section of the Puntigrus tetrazona isolate hp1 unplaced genomic scaffold, ASM1883169v1 S000000397, whole genome shotgun sequence genome encodes:
- the tor4aa gene encoding torsin-4A has translation MFSNHTPECFPKMGEQDPSDRLRGDHLKETKENGTGSFSQFSSSVRAMVRIRQKYLAIKKRRLEIAAVSSQGFISPRSTSPKVFTFENLQEPINSNPSSPRKRRKKRKGRVLYPSSTLRAVPTKERSRAKNCLYLLCIIVFLQIYNAIENLDDHVLKYDLDGLEKTLKREVFGQQEVAESLLGHLQDYLSTYVHNKPLVLSLHGPTGVGKSHLGRLLAQHFRSVVGDDLVMQYFVLHHCPTDDNIPQCTKSLDSHVSEMVTQAEEEEKIPVFIFDEVEHMPRELMDTLQDLIHPKNNNEYLNAIYILISNLGHEDITKFVLHNSSVAISGRLSLTQELNPWLRSYLERHHVIFLEAELLPFMLLEKSHVMDCFIDEMSREGFYPDRSHVERLAEELAYYIVGEQEFSHTGCRQVVAKVNLL, from the coding sequence ATGGGAGAACAAGACCCCAGTGACAGGTTGAGAGGGGACCATCTGAAAGAGACGAAGGAAAACGGCACAGGAAGCTTCTCCCAGTTCTCCTCAAGCGTTCGTGCCATGGTGCGCATTCGCCAGAAATATCTAGCCATCAAAAAACGTCGTCTCGAGATAGCAGCGGTGTCATCCCAGGGCTTCATTTCTCCGCGCTCCACCAGCCCAAAGGTTTTCACTTTTGAAAACCTTCAAGAGCCCATAAACTCCAATCCTTCCTCTCCGCGCAAGcggaggaaaaagagaaagggaCGGGTTTTGTATCCGAGCAGCACTTTGAGAGCCGTGCCCACAAAAGAAAGAAGCCGTGCAAAAAACTGCCTCTACTTGTTGTGCATCATTGTTTTTCTACAAATTTACAACGCCATTGAGAACTTGGACGACCATGTGCTTAAATATGATCTAGACGGACTGGAGAAAACCCTTAAAAGGGAAGTGTTTGGCCAACAGGAGGTGGCAGAGAGTCTTCTGGGTCATTTACAGGATTATTTGTCAACTTATGTACACAATAAACCTTTAGTGCTGTCGCTCCATGGACCCACCGGAGTCGGGAAGAGCCACCTCGGCCGATTACTGGCTCAGCATTTCCGCTCAGTTGTCGGCGACGACTTGGTGATGCAGTACTTCGTTCTGCACCACTGCCCAACGGACGAcaatatcccacaatgcaccaaaTCTCTGGACTCTCACGTCTCGGAAATGGTCACTCAggctgaggaagaggagaagatACCGGTCTTCATCTTCGATGAGGTGGAACACATGCCCAGGGAGTTGATGGACACGCTGCAAGACCTGATCCAtcccaaaaacaacaacgaatACTTAAACGCCATCTACATTCTCATCAGCAACCTGGGACATGAGGACATCACAAAATTCGTTCTGCACAACTCCAGCGTCGCCATCTCAGGCCGTCTTAGCTTGACTCAGGAGCTGAACCCTTGGTTGCGTAGCTACCTTGAAAGACACCACGTAATATTTTTGGAGGCAGAGCTCCTGCCCTTTATGCTTCTTGAGAAGAGCCACGTAATGGATTGTTTTATTGACGAGATGTCCAGGGAAGGATTCTACCCAGATCGATCCCACGTAGAAAGGCTCGCAGAAGAACTAGCGTACTATATAGTTGGCGAACAGGAATTTTCTCACACCGGATGCAGGCAGGTTGTGGCAAAAGTGAACCTTCTCTGA
- the zgc:56235 gene encoding voltage-dependent anion-selective channel protein 2-like, with translation MAVPPAYTDLGKSAKDVFSKGYGFGIVKLDLKTKSHNGVEFNTSGSTNTDTGKAGGSLETKYKMKDLGLSLNQKWNTDNMLTTEVSVEDQLTQGLKVALDTSFVPNTGKKSGKLKTGYKRDFVNMSCDVDFEGPVVHSAAVLGYEGWLLGYQMAFDTAKSKLVQNNFALGYKAGDFQLHTNVNDGAEFGGSVYQKVSDQLETAVTLAWTSGSNNTRFGVAAKYQLDKDASLSAKVNNASLIGVGYTQSLRPGVKLTLSALIDGKNFNTGGHKVGLGFELEA, from the exons ATGGCCGTCCCTCCTGCGTACACAGACCTGGGAAAATCTGCCAAAGACGTTTTCAGCAAGGGTTACG GTTTTGGGATTGTTAAATTGGACCTCAAAACCAAATCTCATAATGGAGTG GAGTTCAACACATCTGGATCCACCAACACAGACACGGGAAAAGCTGGTGGGAGTTTGGAGACCAAGTATAAGATGAAGGATCTGGGACTGAGTTTAAACCAGAAGTGGAACACAGACAACATGCTCACGACAGAAGTGTCCGTCGAAGACCAG CTCACGCAGGGGTTGAAAGTGGCCCTGGATACGTCTTTCGTACCAAACACAGG CAAGAAGAGCGGGAAACTGAAGACCGGCTACAAGCGCGACTTCGTCAATATGAGCTGCGACGTCGACTTCGAGGGTCCGGTCGTGCACTCTGCGGCGGTTCTGGGATACGAAGGCTGGCTCTTGGGCTACCAGATGGCGTTCGACACGGCCAAATCCAAACTGGTGCAGAACAACTTCGCTCTGGGATACAAGGCCGGAGATTTCCAGCTTCACACCAACGT TAATGACGGAGCAGAGTTCGGAGGATCTGTGTATCAGAAGGTCAGTGATCAGCTGGAGACGGCCGTCACTTTGGCCTGGACCTCAGGCAGCAACAACACGCGCTTCGGAGTCGCTGCCAAGTACCAGCTGGATAAAGATGCCTCGTTGTCT GCCAAAGTGAACAATGCCAGTCTGATCGGAGTCGGTTACACTCAGAGTCTTCGACCAG GTGTGAAACTCACTCTCTCTGCCTTGATCGACGGAAAAAACTTCAACACCGGAGGACACAAAGTGGGACTGGGCTTCGAACTGGAAGCGTAA